The following are encoded together in the Ovis canadensis isolate MfBH-ARS-UI-01 breed Bighorn chromosome 2, ARS-UI_OviCan_v2, whole genome shotgun sequence genome:
- the LOC138433249 gene encoding LOW QUALITY PROTEIN: serine/Arginine-related protein 53-like (The sequence of the model RefSeq protein was modified relative to this genomic sequence to represent the inferred CDS: inserted 2 bases in 1 codon), whose translation MGRRSSDTEEESRSKRKKKHRRRSSSSSSSDSRTYSRKKGGRRSRSKSRSWSRDLQPRSHSYDRRRRHRSSSSSSYGSRRKRSRSRSRGRGKSYRVQRSRSKSRTRRSRSRPRPRSHSQSSERSSHRRTRSRSRDRERRKGRDKEKREKEKDKGKDKELHNIKRGESGNIKAGLEHLPPAEQAKARLQLVLEAAAKADEALKAKERNEEEAKRRKEEDQTTLVEQVXRVKEIEAIESDSFVQQTFRSSKEIKKSVEASEVKHAAATSGPASVVSDPPSTEKEIDPSSIPTAIKYQDDNSLAHPNLFIEKADAEEKWFKRLIALRQERLMGSPVA comes from the exons ATGGGCCGCCGGTCATCAGATACTGAAGAAGAAAgcagaagcaagagaaaaaagaaacaccgTAGACGATCTTCTTCCAGCAGTTCTTCAGATAGTAGAACGTACAGCCGAAAGAAAGGCGGAAGGAGATCAAGATCAAAGTCAAGATCTTGGTCCAGAGATCTTCAGCCTCGCTCACATTCTTATGATAGAAGACGCAGACATCGATCAAGCAGTAGCTCTTCTTACGGCTCTAGAAGAAAACGAAGTCGAAGTCGTTCACGGGGTCGAGGAAAATCATACAGAGTTCAGAGGTCTAGGTCAAAAAGCAGAACAAGAAGGTCCCGATCAAGACCTCGGCCACGTTCCCATAGTCAAAGCAGTGAAAGGTCAAGTCACAGAAGAACACGTAGTCGGTCTCGGGATAGAGAACGACGTAAAGGCAGAgataaggagaaaagagaaaaggaaaaggataaaGGTAAGGACAAGGAATTACACAACATCAAACGTGGGGAATCTGGAAACATCAAAGCTGGATTAGAACATCTGCCACCAGCTGAACAGGCCAAAGCAAGACTGCAATTGGTTTTAGAAGCTGCTGCAAAAGCTGATGAAGCATtgaaagccaaagaaagaaatgaagaagaagcaaagagaagaaaggaggaagaccAAACCACCCTGGTAGAACAAGT AAGAGTCAAAGAAATTGAAGCCATTGAAAGTGATTCTTTTGTTCAGCAAACATTCAGATCAAGTAAAGAAATCAAAAAGTCAGTGGAAGCTAGTGAAGTGAAGCATGCAGCAGCCACATCAGGACCAGCATCAGTGGTGTCTGATCCACCCAGTACTGAGAAGGAAATAGACCCAAGCAGCATCCCTACTGCTATCAAGTACCAAGATGACAATTCTCTGGCTCATCCaaatttatttattgagaaaGCTGATGCTGAGGAAAAATGGTTCAAGAGATTAATCGCTCTCCGACAAGAAAGGCTAATGGGCAGTCCTGTGGCCTAA